A single region of the Theileria annulata chromosome 4, complete sequence, *** SEQUENCING IN PROGRESS *** genome encodes:
- a CDS encoding uncharacterized protein (Tap349h10.p1c.C.cand.36 - score = 105.97;~SMART pfam:TPR (PF00515) at aa 78-111, E()=2.40e-03): MDSNSIAIYDLDRLESIKLEGNKLFSESEYKKASELYYKILKECFKLKTNEINVEELENVVGEQKNKIQDPDIRIFLSKICCNLGICHNSLGQKQDSLRFFKISLVLDDQNYKSNYHVAHYHITHTDYNTALTYIQNCQKIVNSNLNVYKKIRQPHLDLLDQIKQSLIKTNQTVDNVNDPKHLVEDICSGNNININIQRLQLIPCRKLLLSESVKSLVQFCKNKLESDQVDEHLCSVWSCLYHILYKCEEESVFELREQFLSEFEEDSLTSYVMKLIKLKSQKVHENTLYTSVLSNIVKCCPLIKRVDSLEVLLVLLDKEIVDLELLLTSILLYFSKESKSKSEVKHQSSKFNSILLKLLENLFSLCDDETFDYQQQLKSCLISVFTMKFDPYEVSTEAFVNTINIALEPYVHTEFSDNAKKFVTFSTCWYVVLNSLFLANKTLFKSYLVTTRLLYHVITVYFNENCKKIRKLAFELLLNCVDTVEFRQEILDYVEDGQSFIELLNSPEFVNFIETVDNETNLDLNNKLVETKEPKKKLEGLDWFVQTRILMFCKLSLHSSQVKDEVLSVFNIFKQVPRCILYNIKHKLDLEILLQGASFASLHEEFKKTDLSFLPSAFEYCNNSEYLLHYFLQTICNLLRGNKDRTSFTEDLDLLKYDREQLDQLKTLQEKLPEEAKVTVNGNYFEGNDESANMARSIIFTISNSAIPNQLCTIFNKVTSETSKSLIVESLHYLALNVNHRRYLQTLGAMRILINVANSSKYQLKQGSKAANFRKMNRYKLIVQSIAHLIISMDPANLSFNDAHDSIQPLINVLEDENELFQFESCLALTNLLSINDDIRKRVFALNGWDKFSNLVFSENEMLRTAGLEGWCNLCAGDDVVHGHFYMKIKTQIENTPPDKVYDINVHDINIMLLFVSPGISLKTLSAASGYVYLHLIYQISHLYYRALALLVRDGRIAQYMPFVSRFENVLKTLDSTEDPSILHRLLTILSCVVQSRPRDLSEPNEKHMDAYIEKIVSSVRRNSHKYSNKTLLDLFREIC; the protein is encoded by the coding sequence ATGGATTCCAACTCGATTGCTATTTATGACCTCGATCGACTGGAATCTATAAAGTTGGAAGGCAATAAGTTGTTCTCGGAATCAGAGTATAAAAAAGCATCAGAATTGtactataaaatattaaaagagTGTTTTAAGTTGAAAACAAACGAAATTAATGTAGAAGAACTGGAAAATGTAGTTGGGGaacaaaaaaataaaatccAGGATCCTGACATCAGAATATTCCTCTCAAAGATATGCTGTAACCTGGGAATCTGTCATAATTCGCTAGGCCAAAAACAAGATTCACTaagatttttcaaaatttcaCTGGTTCTAGATGACCAGAACTATAAATCTAACTATCATGTGGCTCACTATCACATTACACACACTGACTATAACACGGCACTAACGTACATTCAAAATTGCCAAAAAATAGTTAACAGTAACTTGAATGTATATAAGAAAATACGTCAGCCTCATTTGGATCTTCTAGATCAGATAAAGCAATCTTTGATAAAAACTAACCAGACCGTAGATAACGTAAATGACCCAAAACACCTAGTGGAGGACATATGTTCaggaaataatattaatatcaaCATTCAAAGGCTTCAACTAATACCATGCAGGAAGTTGTTATTGTCAGAATCCGTAAAATCCCTTGTTCAgttttgtaaaaataaacttgAGTCTGACCAAGTCGACGAACACTTATGTTCAGTCTGGTCATGTCTGTACCatattttgtataaatGTGAAGAGGAAAGCGTTTTCGAGCTTAGAGAACAATTTCTATCAGAATTCGAGGAAGACTCATTAACTTCATACGTAATGAAACTGATAAAACTTAAGTCTCAAAAGGTTCATGAAAACACATTGTACACATCAGTTCTATCTAATATTGTTAAGTGTTGTCCGCTTATAAAACGAGTAGATTCGCTTGAAGTTTTATTGGTGCTTTTGGATAAGGAGATTGTTGATTTGGAGCTTTTGCTCACTTCAATccttttatatttttcaaagGAGAGTAAATCCAAAAGTGAAGTTAAACACCAGAGCTCTAAGTTTAATTCAATTCTGCTAAAGTTGCTTGAAAACCTATTTTCGTTGTGTGACGATGAAACATTTGATTACCAACAGCAACTTAAGTCCTGTTTAATATCAGTATTCACAATGAAGTTTGATCCATACGAAGTATCCACAGAAGCTTTCgttaatactattaacaTTGCACTTGAGCCATATGTACATACTGAATTTTCAGATAACGCTAAGAAATTTGTAACTTTCAGCACATGCTGGTACGTGGTATTAAACTCTCTGTTCCTTGCAAATAAGACTCTGTTCAAAAGCTATCTTGTAACAACTAGACTTCTTTACCACGTTATTACTGTATACTTTAATGAGAATTGTAAGAAAATTAGGAAACTGGCATTTGAGCTTTTACTAAACTGCGTTGACACTGTGGAGTTCAGACAAGAAATTCTAGACTATGTAGAGGATGGACAAAGTTTTATTGAACTTTTAAATTCACCagaatttgtaaatttcaTAGAAACAGTTGATAATGAAACGAATTTGgatttaaataacaaaCTAGTTGAAACAAAAGAACCTAAAAAGAAACTTGAAGGTTTGGACTGGTTTGTACAAACAAGAATTTTGATGTTTTGTAAACTTAGTTTACACTCTTCACAAGTTAAGGACGAAGTTTTAAGTgtttttaacatttttaaacagGTGCCAAGgtgtatattatacaacATTAAACACAAGCTTGACCTTGAGATATTGTTACAGGGTGCCTCATTTGCAAGCTTACACGAGGAATTTAAGAAAACTGATCTATCATTCCTTCCATCGGCGTTTGAATATTGTAACAATTCGGAATACCTGTTACACTATTTTCTCCAAACGATATGTAATTTATTGAGAGGAAATAAGGATAGAACAAGTTTTACAGAGGATTTGGATTTGTTAAAGTATGATAGAGAACAGCTGGATCAACTTAAAACGTTGCAGGAAAAATTGCCGGAAGAAGCAAAGGTTACAGTAAACGGGAATTATTTTGAGGGGAATGACGAGTCTGCAAACATGGCAAGGAGTATTATCTTCACAATTTCAAATTCAGCAATTCCAAATCAGCTTTGTACAATATTCAATAAAGTAACGTCTGAAACGTCAAAGTCTCTTATTGTAGAATCACTCCATTATTTGGCATTGAATGTGAATCATCGAAGATATTTGCAGACACTAGGTGCAATGCGTATTTTAATAAACGTAGCGAATTCCAGTAAATACCAGCTTAAACAGGGTTCTAAAGCTGcaaattttagaaaaatgAACCGTTACAAACTCATTGTACAGTCTATTGCACAcctaataatttcaatggACCCTGCAAACCTCAGTTTTAACGACGCACACGACTCAATCCAGCCACTAATTAATGTTTTGGAAGACGAAAATGAACTATTTCAGTTCGAGTCCTGTTTGGCACTTACGAACCTGCTTTCCATCAATGACGATATTAGGAAAAGAGTCTTTGCTCTGAATGGATGGGACAAGTTCTCAAACCTAGTGTTTTCAGAAAATGAAATGCTGAGAACTGCAGGCCTTGAGGGCTGGTGTAACCTTTGTGCAGGAGACGACGTTGTCCACGGCCATTTTTacatgaaaataaaaaccCAAATAGAAAACACTCCCCCTGACAAGGTTTACGACATCAACGTCCACGATATTAACATCATGCTTCTTTTCGTTTCTCCTGGGATTTCATTAAAAACACTTTCGGCAGCCTCAGGGTATGTTTATCTACacttaatttatcaaatttcacatttatattacagGGCGCTTGCTCTACTTGTTAGAGATGGTAGGATCGCACAGTACATGCCATTCGTTTCAAGATTTGAGAACGTTTTAAAGACTCTGGATTCGACTGAAGACCCTTCAATTCTTCATAGGCTTTTGACGATTCTTTCCTGTGTGGTTCAGTCTAGGCCCAGGGACTTGAGTGAGCCTAACGAGAAACACATGGATGCATATATTGAGAAAATCGTTAGTTCTGTAAGACGTAACTCACACAAGTATTCTAATAAAACTCTTCTTGACCTATTTCGTGAGATTTGTTAG
- a CDS encoding uncharacterized protein (Tap349h10.p1c.C.cand.36 - score = 105.97), with protein sequence MDVNDSFYQSYFTNQSGSVNSWTPNVEGQDSKVSTSLNTKFKPENDFDYNSLIESFNSKNTLEFPQVGRSQGVGETQNQSNTRNITNINWSDFGGGYLSKSLTKSSNTGLTSNQSEFFAQLKSEWESKPASNNQGDGGQNVQSNLNIGVKAPNMNSMLSKILEEGYETRLSSSRASEKSTNRTSIPTGVCHGHGMMNNSLVGSSGYNIIQGHGMLNNNLLNPQLLNSGINLGNVNSLGNNLNTQLLRNQLINNQLLNRQILNNQLLNSHMLANANVFGNPNLGMGFRNVGFNNDYMSGDLLGSSDFITNNFNLDPSRIPMNLYDYHPFGYSKFCKPLKYFKNRPARKKRNNKTELFPLPPLKDSEFEKAVNYLKQTLVSLYKDQIMPIYFNVRGRFIEFNTEEIPPEHIMGICKMKPDIFNVVSNGSLNETFIYLVEEPSWFVNWVDRNDLRDVYPSEMWEQFFQFIKNYKDEHGNEYFPGSIYGMSRTMQDHNLPFLEGMSLGTICHIIQLAIRLKKYLVYDMKTLKPSESVRTGQFTPIPEDAEETAEVQQEQIIEDLKQLVESENPLVTGE encoded by the coding sequence ATGGATGTTAATGATTCTTTCTACCAAAGTTATTTTACTAATCAATCCGGCTCTGTAAATTCATGGACCCCCAATGTTGAGGGCCAAGATTCAAAGGTGAGTACATCTCTGAATACTAAATTCAAGCCGGAGAATGATTTCGattataattcattaatcGAGTCATTCAACAGCAAAAACACACTGGAATTTCCACAAGTAGGTAGAAGCCAAGGTGTTGGAGAAACCCAAAATCAGTCAAACACCAGAAACATCACAAACATTAACTGGTCAGATTTTGGAGGAGGATACTTGTCAAAGTCACTCACAAAATCATCCAACACAGGGCTAACCTCAAATCAGTCTGAATTCTTTGCACAATTGAAGTCGGAATGGGAGTCAAAACCGGCATCAAACAACCAAGGTGATGGAGGTCAAAATGTGCAAAGTAATCTTAACATTGGCGTTAAGGCGCCAAACATGAACTCAATGCTCTCGAAAATTCTAGAAGAGGGATATGAAACAAGGCTAAGCAGCTCACGTGCATCTGAAAAGTCAACGAACAGAACAAGCATTCCAACGGGAGTTTGCCATGGACATGGAATGATGAACAATTCATTGGTAGGAAGCTCAGGATACAACATTATCCAAGGACACGGAATGCTAAACAATAACCTTTTGAACCCTCAACTTTTAAATAGTGGGATTAACCTAGGAAATGTTAACAGCTTGGGAAACAACTTGAACACCCAACTGCTGAGGAACCAACTTATAAATAACCAATTGCTTAATAGGCAAATCTTAAATAACCAATTACTAAACTCACATATGCTGGCAAATGCAAACGTGTTCGGTAACCCAAACTTGGGAATGGGTTTCAGGAATGTGGGTTTTAACAACGATTATATGTCAGGAGATTTACTTGGCTCATCTGATTTCATTACAAACAATTTCAACCTAGACCCCAGCAGAATCCCAATGAACCTGTATGACTACCACCCCTTCGGGTACAGCAAGTTCTGCAAGCctctaaaatatttcaaaaacAGACCTGCCAGGAAGAAGAGGAACAACAAAACTGAACTTTTCCCACTCCCACCACTCAAAGACTCCGAGTTTGAAAAGGCAGTCAACTACTTGAAGCAGACTCTAGTATCCCTCTACAAGGACCAAATCATGCCCATCTACTTCAACGTGAGAGGAAGGTTCATTGAGTTCAACACTGAAGAGATTCCCCCGGAGCACATTATGGGCATATGCAAGATGAAGCCTGACATCTTCAACGTTGTCTCAAACGGATCTCTGAACGAGACTTTTATTTACCTGGTTGAAGAACCATCATGGTTTGTCAACTGGGTGGACAGAAATGATCTCAGAGATGTCTACCCCTCTGAAATGTGGGAACAGTTCTTCCAGTTCATCAAGAACTACAAGGACGAACATGGAAACGAGTATTTCCCGGGAAGCATTTATGGCATGAGCAGGACAATGCAGGACCACAACCTTCCATTCCTGGAGGGAATGAGTCTAGGAACCATATGCCACATCATTCAGCTCGCAATCAGACTCAAGAAGTACCTGGTCTATGACATGAAGACACTCAAGCCGTCAGAGTCTGTCAGGACCGGCCAATTTACTCCAATTCCAGAAGACGCTGAAGAAACCGCCGAAGTACAGCAGGAACAAATTATTGAAGATCTCAAACAACTGGTTGAATCAGAAAATCCACTTGTGACAGGTgaataa